In a single window of the Deinococcus aetherius genome:
- a CDS encoding S8 family serine peptidase: MKHTRTLLAATLALTLAACGQQGQVSAPTAGTPNPTATSEGAYLVGFKENGLGAQSLSAQDLAAQAQLQAQAITAAGGQLTSQWAEISAAAARLSPGALARLQGNPLVEYVEPDLVRHALGRRSGGTDAGAGTLTAQAQKVRAQAVYTASGESTWGDNALRVPSLRTSNYTGAGVAVCIGDTGIDGNHPEFARKLRGFKNFVTTEANRGDPYALNDVSHHGTHVAGTVFAQYGSGTGATGQQPGMDANGVGGVASGVNLYMARVLGDDGSGSSSGIINGVNWCAAQLRSQGGTENKVVISLSLGGGRASQTEQRAYTNVYNKGVLTIAATGNDGAAVSYPAAYTNVVGVGAIDDNQARADFSNFGTQVDLVGPGVHVLSSVPLGQGTRASASGGGVTFADVQAADLSGRGTFSGTIVAAGGTNNEFCGTTTRNAALSGNIALISRGTCSFEEKTANAVASGARAVMIYNNTLGSLGMSLTNTYSVPVVGLTQADGQSLLAKVPTTGTVSVTGADYEYFDGTSMATPHVSAAAAVVWAAKPSLTNAQLLSLLTSTAKDLGAAGKDNDFGYGLVDPVRAITGQ, translated from the coding sequence ATGAAGCACACCCGCACGCTGCTCGCCGCGACCCTCGCCCTCACGCTCGCCGCCTGCGGACAGCAGGGGCAGGTGAGCGCGCCCACGGCAGGCACGCCGAACCCGACCGCCACGAGCGAGGGTGCGTACCTCGTGGGCTTCAAGGAAAACGGCCTGGGGGCGCAGAGCCTGAGCGCCCAGGACCTCGCGGCGCAGGCCCAGCTTCAGGCGCAGGCGATCACGGCGGCGGGGGGCCAGCTCACGAGCCAGTGGGCGGAGATCAGCGCCGCCGCCGCGCGGCTCTCGCCGGGGGCGCTCGCCCGCCTCCAGGGCAATCCCCTGGTGGAGTACGTGGAGCCCGACCTCGTGCGCCACGCGCTGGGGCGCCGGAGCGGAGGCACGGACGCGGGGGCGGGCACGCTGACGGCCCAGGCCCAGAAGGTCAGGGCCCAGGCGGTCTACACGGCCAGCGGCGAGTCCACCTGGGGCGACAACGCGCTGCGGGTCCCCAGCCTGCGGACGAGCAACTACACCGGGGCGGGCGTCGCGGTGTGCATCGGGGACACGGGGATCGACGGCAACCACCCCGAGTTCGCTCGCAAGCTGAGGGGCTTCAAGAACTTCGTGACGACGGAGGCGAACCGGGGCGACCCGTACGCGCTCAACGACGTGTCGCACCACGGCACCCACGTCGCGGGCACCGTGTTCGCCCAGTACGGGTCGGGCACGGGGGCGACCGGGCAGCAGCCGGGCATGGACGCGAACGGCGTGGGCGGGGTGGCGAGCGGGGTGAACCTCTACATGGCGCGCGTGCTCGGGGACGATGGCTCGGGGTCGTCGAGCGGCATCATCAACGGGGTGAACTGGTGCGCCGCGCAGCTCAGGAGCCAGGGCGGCACCGAGAACAAGGTGGTCATCAGCCTGTCCCTCGGCGGGGGCCGCGCCAGCCAGACCGAGCAGCGGGCGTACACGAACGTCTACAACAAGGGCGTCCTGACCATCGCCGCGACCGGGAACGACGGGGCCGCCGTCTCCTACCCCGCCGCGTACACCAACGTCGTCGGGGTAGGCGCCATCGACGACAACCAGGCCAGGGCGGACTTCTCCAACTTCGGCACCCAGGTCGATCTGGTGGGCCCCGGCGTCCACGTGCTCAGCAGCGTGCCCCTGGGGCAGGGCACCCGCGCCTCGGCGAGCGGGGGCGGGGTGACCTTCGCGGACGTGCAGGCCGCCGACCTCAGCGGCAGGGGCACCTTCAGCGGCACCATCGTGGCGGCGGGGGGCACGAACAACGAGTTCTGCGGAACCACGACGCGGAACGCGGCCCTGAGCGGAAACATCGCCCTGATCTCGCGCGGCACCTGCTCCTTCGAGGAAAAGACCGCCAACGCCGTCGCCAGCGGGGCCAGGGCCGTCATGATCTACAACAACACGCTGGGTTCCCTCGGCATGAGCCTGACGAACACCTACAGCGTCCCCGTCGTGGGCCTCACCCAGGCGGACGGGCAGAGCCTCCTCGCCAAGGTTCCCACCACGGGCACCGTCAGCGTGACGGGCGCGGACTACGAGTACTTCGACGGCACGAGCATGGCGACCCCGCACGTCAGCGCCGCCGCCGCCGTTGTCTGGGCCGCCAAGCCGAGCCTCACCAACGCGCAACTTCTGAGCCTGCTGACGAGCACCGCGAAAGACCTCGGCGCGGCGGGCAAGGACAACGACTTCGGGTACGGGTTGGTGGACCCGGTGAGGGCGATCACCGGGCAGTAA
- a CDS encoding helix-turn-helix domain-containing protein, translated as MAQKLRYQRGQYVYRQGEGGGNLFRADTGLVRLVQLTPRGRTLTVRHVLPGDYFGEDILNGHTHPQGAEALTNATITTFDPTELDERTLLDVARNLGEQLQRTITHEVHLQSGDLRVRVVRYLLELADTPLGAEDTEDRLYVRATHELLAEGSGSTRESVSKVITELRDAGLIETGYRHITLLRLGELREIAARASQPNGEEKE; from the coding sequence GTGGCCCAGAAGCTGCGTTACCAGCGCGGGCAGTACGTGTACCGTCAGGGCGAGGGCGGGGGGAACCTCTTCCGCGCCGACACCGGCCTGGTGCGGCTGGTGCAGCTCACGCCGCGCGGGCGCACGCTGACGGTGCGGCACGTCCTCCCCGGCGACTACTTCGGCGAGGACATCCTGAACGGGCACACCCACCCCCAGGGCGCCGAGGCGCTGACCAACGCGACGATCACGACCTTCGACCCCACCGAACTCGACGAGCGGACGCTGCTCGACGTGGCGCGCAACCTCGGCGAGCAGCTTCAGCGCACGATCACGCACGAGGTCCACCTGCAAAGCGGCGATCTGCGGGTGCGGGTGGTGCGTTACCTCCTCGAACTCGCGGATACGCCGCTGGGCGCGGAGGACACGGAAGACCGCCTGTACGTGCGCGCCACCCACGAACTGCTCGCCGAGGGCTCGGGCAGCACCCGCGAGAGCGTGAGCAAGGTCATCACCGAGCTGCGCGACGCAGGGCTGATCGAGACGGGCTACCGCCACATCACCCTGCTGCGGCTGGGAGAGTTGCGCGAGATCGCCGCGCGGGCGTCCCAGCCGAACGGAGAGGAGAAGGAGTAA
- a CDS encoding complex I NDUFA9 subunit family protein produces MRILVTGATGFVGGAVVSELALRGHTVLAGSRRGTDLPNAQGVTLDVTDPAQVMRVFGEANSEAVIHLVGIIHETGAQTFERVHFEGTRNVLAATPRGARYVQMSALGAREDSGSRYSSTKGRAERLVRESGLPFTVFRPSLIFGPGDDFFGRVLRELVSTAPIVPQIGDGKFPFRPVSVEDVARAFAGALEQPETVGQTYDLTGPEEFTFRQLLELELSALGKKKPIVPVPLALMDLAVPAMQVLPKPPITRDQYAMLKEGNTAPNEPARTVFDLPMLRLQDKLPGIVGKA; encoded by the coding sequence ATGAGGATCCTCGTCACGGGAGCCACAGGTTTTGTCGGCGGGGCGGTCGTGAGCGAACTCGCCCTGCGGGGGCACACCGTCCTCGCGGGGTCAAGGCGCGGGACGGACCTGCCGAACGCGCAGGGCGTCACGCTCGACGTGACCGATCCGGCCCAGGTGATGCGCGTGTTCGGCGAGGCGAACTCCGAGGCCGTCATCCACCTCGTCGGTATTATCCATGAGACGGGGGCGCAGACCTTCGAGCGCGTGCATTTCGAGGGCACCCGCAACGTGCTGGCGGCTACCCCGCGCGGCGCCCGTTATGTGCAGATGAGCGCGCTGGGCGCCCGCGAGGACAGCGGCAGCCGCTACTCCAGCACCAAGGGCCGCGCCGAACGTCTGGTGCGCGAGAGCGGTCTGCCCTTCACGGTCTTCCGGCCCAGTCTGATCTTCGGGCCCGGGGACGACTTCTTCGGGCGGGTGCTGCGTGAACTCGTGAGCACGGCGCCTATTGTCCCGCAGATCGGCGACGGCAAGTTTCCCTTCCGGCCCGTCAGCGTGGAGGACGTGGCGCGGGCCTTCGCGGGGGCGCTGGAGCAGCCGGAGACGGTGGGGCAGACGTACGACCTCACCGGCCCCGAGGAGTTCACCTTCCGGCAACTGCTCGAACTCGAACTCTCGGCGCTGGGCAAGAAAAAGCCCATCGTCCCCGTGCCGCTCGCGCTGATGGACCTCGCCGTGCCCGCGATGCAAGTTCTGCCCAAGCCGCCCATCACCCGCGACCAGTACGCGATGCTCAAGGAGGGCAACACCGCGCCCAACGAGCCCGCGCGGACGGTGTTCGACCTGCCGATGCTGAGATTGCAGGACAAGTTGCCGGGGATCGTGGGGAAGGCATAG
- a CDS encoding DUF58 domain-containing protein, whose protein sequence is MLGVLLVAFLVSRRAPRVALTREFPGQGFEGSRLPYRVRVEVEARWPLRVVVEDPTPLTVVAGEAFSVGGLTVGRSVTERTTTLTLNRRGEYAWEGGTLRWADPLGLFWHSAPLNVPARLEVYPGTHGLILPDLLRPLLSEGTLSRTLGLEDPISLRGARPYVPGDPPGRVNWRLSARTGDLTVRELDRTAASSVTVFLDLNGPGVYVDSAVRLGTSLVQEALALDLPASVATSAGATPTGRTPETLRAALRRLAGAAPDMEPPVIPPIHAGGNLIVLTQRAGSALVEQALRARATASRVVIVAVPEGFYLEPGETPRRQWVGAPDTVRELERRAGVLAEAGVLVFVLRGNQSVLRLGG, encoded by the coding sequence GTGCTGGGGGTGTTACTCGTCGCCTTCCTGGTCTCTCGCAGGGCGCCCCGCGTTGCCCTCACCCGCGAGTTTCCGGGGCAGGGCTTCGAGGGCAGCCGCCTTCCCTACCGCGTCCGGGTGGAGGTCGAGGCGCGCTGGCCTCTGCGGGTGGTCGTGGAGGACCCCACACCGCTCACTGTCGTCGCGGGCGAGGCGTTCTCGGTGGGCGGTCTGACGGTCGGGCGCAGCGTCACCGAGCGGACCACCACCCTCACCCTCAACCGGCGGGGCGAGTACGCCTGGGAGGGAGGCACGCTGCGCTGGGCCGATCCGCTGGGGCTCTTCTGGCACTCTGCTCCGCTCAACGTCCCCGCCCGGCTGGAGGTCTACCCCGGCACCCACGGCCTGATTCTGCCCGACCTGTTGCGCCCCCTGCTCAGCGAGGGCACCTTATCCCGCACCCTGGGGCTGGAGGACCCCATCAGCCTGCGGGGCGCGCGACCCTACGTGCCCGGTGATCCCCCGGGCCGCGTCAACTGGCGGCTCTCGGCGCGCACGGGGGACCTCACCGTCCGCGAACTCGACCGGACGGCGGCGAGCAGCGTCACCGTCTTCCTCGACCTGAACGGCCCCGGGGTGTACGTGGACAGCGCCGTGCGGCTGGGCACCAGCCTCGTGCAGGAGGCCCTGGCCCTCGACCTCCCCGCCAGCGTCGCCACGAGTGCGGGGGCCACGCCGACCGGGCGCACGCCCGAAACGCTGCGGGCCGCCCTGCGCCGCCTCGCCGGGGCCGCGCCCGACATGGAGCCGCCCGTCATCCCGCCCATCCACGCCGGGGGCAACCTGATCGTCCTGACCCAGCGAGCGGGTTCCGCCCTCGTCGAACAGGCCCTGCGCGCCCGCGCCACCGCCTCCCGCGTGGTGATCGTCGCCGTCCCCGAGGGCTTCTACCTTGAACCCGGGGAGACACCGAGGCGCCAGTGGGTTGGGGCGCCCGACACGGTGCGCGAGTTGGAGCGCCGGGCCGGGGTGCTCGCCGAGGCGGGGGTGCTCGTGTTCGTGCTGCGGGGGAATCAGAGCGTGCTGAGGCTGGGGGGGTAA
- a CDS encoding UbiA family prenyltransferase yields MRTLTVPARLPLRRLLAVSRPALWVNTVGTLVTGVWLTGHLYTLHPGVLALLVYLTLPFNLLIYGLNDLADREEDAVSPRKGGWQGARLTAGEGGPLLVAVLAVNVPFLSVLALLLLPAASGLLLVTAALFALYSVPPLRLKGRPFLDGLSNVAYALPLALPALVLGAPVPWLPLAALMAYSVGKHAFDAAQDVPADRLAGTRTVATVLGVPGTARYALGWFVLAGLLLWPVSRLTAAALWAVCGGMALALLREPTPERAARLYPLSIVTPWIVGTVAGVGLVYLLARGPWP; encoded by the coding sequence ATGCGCACCCTGACCGTCCCCGCCCGACTGCCCCTGCGCCGCCTCCTCGCCGTGTCCCGCCCGGCGCTGTGGGTCAACACCGTCGGCACGCTCGTCACGGGTGTGTGGCTGACCGGGCACCTGTACACCCTCCACCCCGGCGTCCTCGCGCTGCTCGTCTACCTCACCCTGCCTTTCAACCTGCTCATCTACGGTCTGAACGACCTCGCCGACCGCGAGGAGGACGCCGTCTCCCCCCGCAAGGGCGGCTGGCAGGGCGCGCGGCTGACCGCCGGGGAGGGCGGGCCGCTTCTCGTCGCGGTGCTGGCGGTGAACGTGCCGTTCCTGTCCGTCCTCGCGCTCCTGCTGCTCCCGGCGGCGAGCGGGCTGCTGCTCGTGACGGCGGCCCTCTTCGCCCTGTACAGCGTGCCGCCCCTGCGCCTGAAGGGCCGTCCCTTTCTCGACGGCCTGAGCAACGTCGCCTACGCGCTGCCCCTCGCGCTGCCCGCCCTGGTGCTCGGCGCCCCCGTGCCGTGGCTGCCCCTCGCTGCCCTGATGGCCTACTCGGTGGGCAAGCACGCCTTCGACGCCGCCCAGGACGTGCCCGCCGACCGCCTCGCGGGGACGCGCACGGTCGCCACCGTCCTCGGGGTGCCCGGCACCGCGCGCTACGCCCTGGGGTGGTTCGTGCTCGCGGGGCTGCTGCTGTGGCCCGTCAGCCGCCTGACCGCCGCCGCCCTGTGGGCCGTGTGCGGCGGGATGGCGCTCGCCCTGCTCCGCGAGCCCACCCCGGAGCGCGCGGCCCGGCTCTACCCCCTGAGCATCGTCACGCCCTGGATTGTGGGGACGGTGGCGGGGGTGGGGCTGGTGTACCTGCTCGCGCGCGGGCCGTGGCCGTGA
- a CDS encoding AAA family ATPase, whose translation MTNEAGSPVQPFARRILDNVARVLVGKEDVTRLALAGILAGGHLLLEDAPGTGKTMLARALAVSLGLGFRRVQFTPDLLPSDVTGVSVYRPARGEFEFVPGPIFTGLLLADEINRATPKTQSALLEAMGEGQVTESGVTHVLPKPFVVVATQNPVEHEGTYRLPEAQLDRFLLKLSVGYPTLEEEVRMLARLQGDHPIETLGAVATPADLLAAQGVVRRVRVSDDLRRYAAALSARTRAHGQVALGGGPRASLALQGVAQALAALSGRDFVLPDDVKAAAPGVLAHRLSLRVEARLAGVRAEEIVADVLRQEPVPAEPVGRIL comes from the coding sequence ATGACGAACGAAGCAGGCTCCCCGGTCCAACCCTTCGCCCGCCGCATCCTCGACAACGTGGCGCGGGTCCTCGTCGGCAAGGAGGACGTGACCCGGCTCGCGCTGGCGGGGATTCTGGCAGGCGGTCATCTCCTGCTGGAGGACGCCCCCGGCACCGGCAAGACGATGCTCGCGCGGGCGCTCGCCGTGTCCTTGGGGCTGGGCTTCCGCCGGGTGCAGTTCACCCCTGACCTGCTGCCGAGCGACGTGACGGGCGTCAGTGTGTACCGCCCCGCCCGGGGCGAGTTCGAGTTCGTGCCCGGCCCGATCTTCACCGGCCTCCTCCTCGCCGACGAGATCAACCGCGCCACGCCCAAAACCCAGTCCGCCCTGCTGGAGGCGATGGGGGAGGGGCAGGTCACCGAGTCGGGCGTCACCCACGTCCTTCCAAAGCCCTTTGTGGTGGTCGCCACCCAGAACCCGGTCGAGCACGAGGGGACGTACCGCCTGCCGGAGGCGCAACTCGACCGCTTCCTCCTCAAGCTCTCGGTCGGTTACCCCACGCTGGAGGAGGAGGTGCGGATGCTCGCCCGCTTGCAGGGGGACCATCCCATCGAGACGCTCGGCGCCGTCGCCACGCCCGCCGATCTGCTCGCGGCTCAGGGAGTAGTCCGCCGGGTACGCGTCTCGGACGACCTGCGGCGCTACGCGGCGGCCCTGAGCGCCCGCACCCGCGCGCACGGACAGGTGGCTTTAGGTGGAGGTCCGCGCGCCAGCCTCGCCCTGCAAGGGGTGGCCCAGGCCCTCGCGGCGCTCTCGGGGCGGGACTTCGTGCTCCCCGACGACGTGAAGGCCGCCGCCCCCGGCGTGCTCGCCCACCGCCTGAGCCTGCGCGTGGAGGCGCGGCTGGCAGGAGTCCGGGCCGAGGAGATCGTCGCCGACGTGCTGCGTCAGGAACCCGTGCCCGCCGAACCCGTGGGGCGGATCCTCTGA
- a CDS encoding MerR family transcriptional regulator: MEGSSTPPGTATDTTAMFTASEVESRVGVPAATLRQWERRYGFPSPARSASGYRLYSPHDLALIEVMQSHLRAGVPAGRAAQLTLASAGPEGAAGEPVVRESTASHLPVGALAPALLEALAGGNLTQAGRVLAQAHAHLPLEDVLTGVVSPALAEIGRLWERGDITVAHEHRASAFLRARLEALLDAAGVEGEFGPRVIAACAPGEQHELGLMMISLVLRRRGVQTEYLGANMPLGDLMVYARQRRADAVLIALNGDWALGPTRAQRRDLDGLEVPVFYGGALLNAHPDLAAELGGRYAGPDVVRAADLITAHLHAVRAGGA, encoded by the coding sequence ATGGAAGGCTCCTCCACGCCCCCGGGCACGGCCACGGACACCACGGCGATGTTCACCGCGTCGGAGGTGGAGTCGCGGGTCGGTGTGCCCGCCGCCACGCTGCGGCAGTGGGAGCGGCGCTACGGCTTTCCCTCCCCGGCGCGGAGCGCCAGTGGGTACCGCCTGTACTCCCCCCACGACCTCGCCCTGATAGAGGTGATGCAGTCGCACCTGCGCGCCGGGGTCCCGGCGGGCCGCGCGGCGCAGCTCACCCTGGCGAGCGCGGGCCCCGAGGGGGCGGCGGGAGAGCCCGTGGTCAGGGAGTCCACCGCTTCCCACCTCCCCGTGGGCGCCCTGGCCCCGGCGCTGCTGGAGGCGCTGGCCGGCGGCAACCTGACCCAGGCGGGCCGGGTGCTTGCCCAGGCGCACGCGCACCTTCCCCTGGAGGACGTGTTGACGGGGGTGGTGAGCCCGGCCCTCGCCGAGATCGGCAGGCTGTGGGAGCGGGGCGACATCACGGTCGCGCACGAGCACCGGGCGAGCGCCTTCCTGCGGGCGCGGCTGGAGGCGCTGCTCGACGCGGCGGGGGTGGAGGGCGAGTTCGGCCCCCGGGTGATCGCCGCCTGCGCGCCGGGCGAGCAGCACGAACTGGGCCTGATGATGATCTCGCTCGTGCTGCGGCGCCGGGGCGTGCAGACCGAGTACCTGGGCGCGAACATGCCGCTGGGCGACCTCATGGTGTATGCCCGGCAGCGGCGGGCCGACGCGGTGCTCATCGCCCTGAACGGCGACTGGGCGCTCGGCCCGACCCGTGCCCAGCGGCGCGACCTCGACGGGCTGGAGGTGCCCGTCTTCTACGGGGGAGCCCTGCTCAACGCCCACCCCGACCTCGCCGCCGAGCTGGGCGGGCGCTACGCGGGCCCCGACGTGGTGCGGGCCGCCGACCTCATCACGGCGCATCTGCACGCCGTACGGGCGGGGGGAGCCTGA
- a CDS encoding phytoene desaturase family protein, whose amino-acid sequence MSGQRSAVSRQPGSLSSQSRSVGLLGGGLAGLALAALLAHRGHAVTVYERDRAGGKLRRVTVGEQSFDTGPSLFTLPGVWRAFLARLGEADPLDLRPLPGGLGVHHTPFGAVPLPVPADHPLHAAWEAYCAPARGLASHVETLLTTPPRLIDPVFRRASAALLRATGGHLTAEGWVRARQLPPALAHAVRTHALNAGLAPVDAPALYALLPALIAGDVSRPARGMGALLDTLLGLGAARGVRVLEGAEVVRVDPQTATLTLKGGEVRRHDLLVSALDPARLAVLTGRPARSPVSRRTVSGVALYAALPEPAPLPATSVLPPADFGPFRAAMRAGALLPDTLALVHANGPRLAVLLTAPATARDLQPDHPWVRAQVARALRTLGVPGLLASARDVVALPPAHYAAGGHPGGAIYGAALPVWRGGPLHPQPYHPAPQLWQVGTGVHPGGGLPAILGGAMIVDRLIGEGSL is encoded by the coding sequence GTGAGCGGTCAGCGGTCAGCGGTCAGCCGTCAGCCAGGTTCCCTCTCCTCGCAGTCACGTTCCGTCGGTCTCCTCGGCGGCGGGCTCGCCGGGCTCGCGCTCGCCGCGTTGCTGGCGCACCGGGGGCACGCGGTCACCGTGTACGAGCGGGACCGGGCGGGGGGGAAGCTGCGGCGGGTCACGGTGGGCGAGCAGAGTTTCGACACCGGGCCGAGCCTCTTCACCCTTCCAGGGGTGTGGCGGGCCTTCCTGGCGCGTCTGGGGGAGGCCGACCCCCTCGACCTGCGCCCGCTGCCCGGGGGGTTGGGGGTGCATCACACGCCGTTCGGGGCCGTGCCGCTGCCCGTTCCGGCGGATCACCCGCTTCATGCCGCCTGGGAGGCATACTGCGCCCCCGCCCGTGGGCTCGCCTCCCACGTCGAGACGCTGCTCACCACGCCGCCACGCCTGATCGACCCTGTTTTTCGGCGGGCGAGTGCAGCCCTCCTCCGTGCGACGGGCGGACATCTCACGGCCGAAGGGTGGGTGCGCGCCCGCCAGTTGCCCCCCGCCCTCGCCCACGCGGTTCGCACCCACGCCCTGAATGCGGGTCTGGCCCCGGTGGACGCGCCCGCCCTCTACGCCCTGCTGCCCGCGCTGATCGCCGGGGACGTGTCCCGACCGGCACGCGGGATGGGGGCGCTGCTGGACACCTTGCTGGGCCTGGGGGCGGCGCGCGGGGTGCGGGTGCTGGAGGGGGCAGAGGTCGTCCGCGTGGACCCGCAGACGGCGACCCTCACCCTGAAGGGGGGAGAGGTCCGGCGGCACGACCTGCTTGTCAGCGCCCTCGACCCCGCCCGTCTCGCCGTCCTGACCGGACGACCGGCCCGCTCGCCGGTCTCACGCCGCACGGTGAGCGGGGTGGCCCTGTATGCCGCGCTGCCGGAGCCCGCGCCGCTTCCCGCCACGTCCGTCCTGCCTCCCGCCGACTTCGGCCCCTTCCGCGCCGCCATGCGGGCCGGGGCCCTGCTGCCGGACACCCTGGCCCTCGTCCACGCGAACGGGCCGCGACTGGCCGTGCTCCTTACCGCGCCCGCGACCGCCCGGGACCTCCAGCCTGACCACCCCTGGGTCCGCGCGCAGGTGGCGAGGGCCCTGCGCACCCTCGGCGTGCCCGGCCTGCTCGCCTCCGCCCGGGACGTGGTGGCCCTGCCCCCGGCCCACTACGCGGCGGGGGGTCATCCGGGCGGCGCGATCTACGGCGCGGCTCTTCCCGTGTGGCGCGGGGGGCCGCTGCACCCCCAGCCTTACCACCCTGCGCCCCAGCTGTGGCAGGTGGGCACAGGCGTTCATCCTGGCGGGGGCCTTCCGGCCATTCTGGGCGGCGCGATGATCGTGGACCGGCTGATAGGGGAGGGGAGCCTGTGA
- a CDS encoding DUF4129 domain-containing protein — MLGFSLALALTRREGDARTVRVPLLLLGGSVGLLPLLPDMFGPEGALAFTRLFLTVLGGVALISLALSELEAGRTGRGAASLAALLLLGPLLGQLSPALLALGVLALPLVLLGAPGAEERPHPRLGGGRGEVRVLGVSLLAAALVGLLALALPGGGGPGKTTSPLPPTTAQQRQSVPPPQAQGALPQAARPRPAPLARVSQPVPGPDLVLLGGVLFLLSLAFAMWRMGGRVRAGPLRFQWWEIAALLGLLLTAAFVVALGLAARLGDGGGLLPGAPGGPASSPGGDAAQAQGVPASPTGESWLWWLSLLVFAVFVGLAGVVFWFALRFRPPTEGDEDASPRPPDTPPLPDEAATHRVRAAYRAALTALSRVGLGRAGSETPAEHANRAALALPDLGGPLGLLVAAYAPVRYGGRVTNEDADAAEEAACRIVELAAGARSIQATTEGGTP, encoded by the coding sequence GTGCTGGGCTTCTCGCTCGCCCTCGCCCTGACCCGGCGGGAGGGGGACGCGCGGACGGTGCGGGTGCCCCTTCTCCTGCTGGGGGGCAGCGTCGGGTTGTTGCCCCTGTTGCCCGACATGTTCGGGCCGGAGGGGGCGCTGGCGTTTACCCGGCTCTTCCTGACCGTCCTGGGCGGCGTGGCCCTGATCTCCCTGGCGCTGTCGGAACTGGAAGCGGGGAGGACGGGTCGGGGAGCGGCCTCTCTTGCGGCGCTCCTGCTGCTCGGCCCCCTGCTCGGCCAGTTGTCCCCCGCCTTGCTGGCGCTGGGCGTGCTCGCGCTGCCCCTGGTCCTGCTGGGTGCCCCCGGCGCGGAGGAACGCCCCCATCCGCGGCTGGGCGGCGGTCGGGGGGAGGTTCGGGTGCTCGGGGTGAGCCTGCTGGCGGCGGCGCTGGTGGGTCTGCTCGCCCTTGCCCTGCCGGGGGGAGGCGGACCGGGGAAGACGACCTCGCCCCTTCCTCCAACGACCGCCCAGCAGCGGCAGAGCGTCCCACCGCCCCAGGCGCAAGGCGCCCTTCCCCAGGCGGCCCGCCCCAGACCTGCGCCGCTGGCGCGTGTCTCCCAGCCGGTGCCGGGTCCCGACCTCGTGCTCCTCGGCGGCGTGCTCTTCCTGCTCTCCCTCGCCTTCGCGATGTGGCGGATGGGTGGGCGCGTGCGGGCCGGTCCCCTGCGCTTTCAGTGGTGGGAGATCGCGGCGCTCCTGGGATTGCTCCTCACGGCGGCGTTCGTGGTCGCGCTGGGGCTGGCGGCGCGGCTGGGGGACGGGGGCGGCCTCCTTCCCGGTGCTCCGGGTGGTCCGGCTTCCTCTCCGGGCGGCGATGCGGCACAGGCGCAGGGTGTCCCGGCGTCTCCCACGGGTGAGAGCTGGTTGTGGTGGTTGAGCCTGCTCGTCTTCGCCGTGTTCGTGGGGTTGGCGGGGGTGGTCTTCTGGTTCGCCCTGCGCTTCCGGCCTCCGACCGAAGGGGACGAGGACGCTTCCCCCCGGCCTCCCGACACGCCCCCCCTCCCCGACGAGGCGGCGACCCACCGCGTCCGCGCCGCGTACCGGGCGGCCCTGACGGCGCTCTCCAGGGTCGGCCTGGGCCGCGCGGGCTCCGAGACCCCCGCCGAACACGCGAACCGGGCCGCGCTCGCCCTGCCGGACCTCGGCGGGCCGCTGGGCCTGCTCGTCGCCGCCTACGCGCCCGTGCGCTATGGGGGCCGCGTGACGAACGAGGACGCGGACGCCGCCGAGGAGGCCGCGTGCCGAATCGTCGAACTCGCGGCAGGTGCCCGTTCAATCCAAGCAACGACAGAAGGCGGAACCCCATGA